In Akkermansia muciniphila ATCC BAA-835, the genomic stretch CCCCCATACGCAACTGAGCAGGTCGTTGCGGTTCAGGGTCTGGCCCTCCCGTTCAACCATATGGATCATGAGCTTGAATTCCGTGGCCGTCAGGTCTACTTCCTCCTTGTCGATATAGAATTTGAGGGCGTTTTTGTCAAAAGTGAAGGGGCCGTATTCCGCAATGACGCTGCCCGGCGTGTGCTCGCACCGTTTCAGCACGCTGGCCACGCGCAGGACAAGTTCCTTGGGGCTGAACGGTTTGGTCACATAGTCGTCCGCTCCCAGTTCCAGCCCCTGGATGCGGTCTTCCGCCTGGGCCTTGGCTGTCAGGAAGATGACGGGAATGTTCTGGGTGCGGCTGTCCCGGCGCAGTTCCCTCAGTACGCCGTGTCCGTCCATGCCCGGCATCATCTGGTCCAGCAGGATCAGTTCCGGCTTGTCCCGGCGCGCCACTTCCAGCGCGGTCAGGCCGTCATAGGCCGCCAGGGGCGTATGGCCCGCACGTTCCAGATTATAAGCCACAAGATCTGAAATGGCGTGGTCGTCTTCAGCGATAAGAATGGTTGCCATGTCTGTTTTTTACGATGAAAGAAAGGGCGGTGTCCCGATATTAGATGTGACGATTCGTTCACATTTCCCCGCCCGGGAGGCGGTTCCGGACAGTTAAAGCCTCTTCTTATGCAAACATACTGTAACGGAAGCGTTTCCGTTTTGCAAGGCTGGCCCAGATTCAACTTCTCTTCCCTGCGTCATGTGATACACTTGCCCCGCAACAGTTGTATTGTTATGCGAAGCGATAGAGTTAAAGCAGGGTTCGAGCGTGCGCCGCACCGCAGTTTGATGCGTGCCACCGGAATGACGGATGAGGATTTAAGCCGTCCTTTCATTGCCATTTGCAATTCTTTTAATGAAGTGATTCCGGGCCATGTCCACCTGAACAGGGTGGCCGCCCTCATCAAGGAGGAGGTACGCAAGGCCGGAGGAACTCCCGTGGAATTCAACCTTCCCGGCGTTTGTGACGGCATTGCCATGGGCCACGGCGGCATGAAGTTTTCCCTGGCCAGCCGTGAGCTGATCGCGGACAGCGTAGAGACGATGCTGAGCGCCCATGCGTTTGATGCTATGATCTGCATCCCTAATTGCGACAAGATTGTTCCCGGCATGATTATGGGCGCCCTGCGCTGCAATATTCCCACTATTTTCTGCAGCGGCGGTCCGATGGCCGCCGGCATGGCGGAGGACGGCACGGTGCTGGACCTGAACAGCGTGTTTGAGGCTGTCGCCCGCTTTAAGGCAGGCAAGATTAATGAGGAGGAACTTCATTCCCTGGAATGCCGCGCCTGCCCCGGCGCCGGTTCCTGCTCCGGCATGTTTACAGCCAATTCCATGAATTGCCTGAGCGAGGTGATCGGCCTGGCCCTTCCCGGCAACGGTTCCCTGCTGGCTACTTCAGAGGAACGAAAGGAGTTCTGGAAGCAGACTGCCCGCCGCGCCGTGGAGATGGCGAAGGCGGACGGCCCCCTGCCGCGAGACATCGTAACCCGTGACGCTATCGACAATGCTTTCACAATTGATATGGCCATGGGCGGCAGTTCCAATACCGTGCTCCATACGCTGGCTATCGCCAGGGAAGCCGGCGTGGAGTATGACCTCCAGCGCATCAATGATATTTCTAGGCGAACCCCGAATATTTGCAAGGTGGCTCCTTCCTCCCGCTTCCACATGCAGGATGTTCTGCGTGCAGGCGGGGTGAGTGCCATCATTCATGAAATTGCCAGAATTCCCGGAGCCCTTCATCTGGACGCCATGACCGTCAGCGGGAAAACGCTGGGTGAAACAGTGGAGGGATGCGGCATTGCGGATGAAACCGTGATTCATCCGTTGGAAAATGCCTATTCCCGTGATGGCGGCCTGGCGATTCTGTTCGGCAATCTGGCTGAGGAGGGCGCTGTGGTGAAAAAGGCGGGTGTGCATCCGAATATGATGAGTTTCCGCGGGCCCGCCGTGATTTTCGAGTCTCAGGAAGAGGCCTGCGAAGGCATCCTTGCCGGGAAGGTGAAATCAGGCGATGTGGTTGTCATACGCAATGAAGGCCCCAAGGGCGGCCCCGGCATGCAGGAAATGCTGGCTCCCACTTCCTATATTATGGGGCAGGGCCTTGGCGCGGAAGTGGCGCTTATTACGGACGGCCGTTTTTCCGGAGCCACGCACGGAGCCTGTATTGGCCATATTTCCCCGGAAGCGGCGGAAGGCGGCCTGATCGGCCTGCTGAGGAACGGGGATATTATTGAGTATTCCATTCCGGACCGCACGCTGAACGTCTGTTTGAGCGAGGAGGAGATCGCACGCCGCCGTGCGGATTGGAAACCTACCTATAACAGGGTTTCCTCCTCCTGGCTGAGCCGTTACCGCCAGCTTGCCACGAATGCCAGCAAGGGGGCAGTCCTCCGGCGCGGGGAATAATAGTTTCCCTTTTAACAGCAGCCGCTTCCCGTGATAGCCGGGAAGCGGTTTTTTATGCCTGTTTTCCTTGCTCTGTAGTCTGGCAGGCTGCATGGTCGGATTGCCCGCATCCGGCATTGAAAAAACTGCCTGGGTAAAGCGGAACCGCTTCCTGTGAAGGGAAGCGGTTCCTAATCAACAATTCATGTTTTTCCAAGAAATGTTTTATTTGGAAATTCTGAGGCGGTCGCTCATTTTTTTCAGGGAAAGGACAATTAGTTCATTTTGAGTGGATGGATAGCGTTTCTTTATTTCCGATGGTGAAAGTCGTTTTCCCGGAGTTGGTGATGGAAAGGGAGCGTCCCTTCCGTCTCGTCCCGTTTGCCGGAATTATGGATAATAGGGTGGAAACGGGTTTGAGCGGCACGTACATTTCGGGAAAATAGCCTCTTCCTGTGCAGAGAGGGAAATGATTTTGTAAAAAATTCCGTTGCTGTCCGTTATGCTGATGATGTAACCCGTTTTCAGTATTCGCAGGAGGGCGATCTTGATAAGCCTGGTTTACCGGAACTGATGTTGCAGGAAGGCTGCGGAATGACGCAGGCCGGGACCAGGACATGGCGTTCCTTGTTGAAGGAAGCGTTGGAGATTGCCTTCCCGGTTCCCTGCGGAACCGGGAAGGCCGGAATGGACATCCGTTAGAATGAGTAACTGACGGAGCCGTTGATTCCCTGGGCCGTCAGTCCGGCCCTGCTTTCCAGAGAGTATCCGATGCGGGCCCCCCACCTGTTGCCGAAGGCGGCGCTTATCCCTGCGTTGACGCGCAGAGCGGTGCGGCCTACGTTGACGCCGCGCGCCGTCCAGGCGCCCAGGTCACTGCTGACAGTCCCTTTGGGATTGAGGCGGCTGAGATCCTGAGTCACGGCAACTGTCACGCTGGGCGTCAGCGTGGCATTGGTTCCTGCCGCGTAGGTGCGGGAGAGGGTGATGCCTACGGGCAGCGTCCAGTTCTGGGCGCGCGCTCCGCTGAAGGTCCGGGCCAAGTCTCCGTGTTCGGAGAAGCTGTCCGTTTTCCCGGTCATGAATTCCAGCCCGGCAAATGGTGCGATGACCAGTTTGTTGCGGAATTGTTCCGTCCAGGTGGCGTAGATGGCGGCTCCGAAAGAGTCAGAGTCAAATTTCCCGGCAGCGGAGGTGTCCGCCAGGCGGGCTTTCCCGTCAAAGGATGTGGTTCCGAAGGCTGCATACCCGTCCAGAGACAATTTGGAGGTTCCGGCGGGCGTGTAGCGGCCGTAGAGCATGGCCATGAAAGAATCCGCATCATAGCTGGACAGTCCTCCCTTGTCCTGGAAAGTTCCGTAAGATTGGCCGATGGCCACTCCTGCCAGGACGGAGGAGGAGAGCTTGCAATCCGCGCCTACGGCATAGCCGCCTGCGTCGTATTTGTAGCCGTCAATGCCGCTGCGCGAATGTTGGTCCGTCCAGGAACCCAGGCCGCCCACCCATACGGAGCCGCGGCCTGAAGCCACCGGCGCCATGGCGATGGGGGAACCCTTGGCGTCTGCAGACTGGACGGGCTTCGCTGCCGTAATATTCAGTCCCTGTGCGGCGGAAATGCCTCCCTGCGTCCTGCCCAGGGCGGCAAAACCCTTGAGAGCATCGTTGGAAGCCCAGGCCGCATTGATCACGGTTTCCCCGCTGACGGATTGAATCATGGCTGCCGCCGCGTCTGCGCTGGAGGTTCCCAGAAGGGTTTCGAAGAACCTGTGTGCGGCTGAACCGTCCCGGACGCCCGTCCGGACCTGTTCCATGCCGGCTGCTGCGCCGGATATGTTCCCGGAATATCCCTGCATGGGGGCGGCGACTCCGTGCATATTTTGTGTCAGGCGGATAGTTCCGTTTTCATGGGGCGTTGCGCTTGTGGAGACGAAAGCGGTGTTGAACAGAGGCAGTTCGCTTACTTCGGCTCCGGTGATGGTGACGTTGTCCACGGAAGAAGTTCCGGCGGCGGTGTGTGTGAGGTCGCGGCCGTTGCCCGCTTCATCGATATTCCAGAGTTTGATGGAGGAGTGGCCGTTGAACGCGATGTCATTGAGGAGCAGGGAGGAACCTTCCCCCATTTCAATCACGGCGTTTCCGTTAATTTCCAACGTGTCTCCAGCCAGTACGGAATCTTCCGTCAGAATGACGCCTGCGCCATTCATTTCGTAGTCCGTCAGGTCTTCAACTCCCAATTGAGCTCCTTCCATGACCATGATGTCATCCACTTCGGCCAGGTGGCCCACGATCAGGGAGCCGGCTCCGGATTGCTGGATCAATGTTCCGCCGAATCCGTTATCCTCCGTGTCCGAGCCTCCGTAAAGCAGGTCGCCGCCGCCTGCCTGAATCAGCGTGGCGGCGCCACGCGTCCACGGACCGTCGTCAAGGGAGTAATAGTCTGCGTCGGAAATGCCGCTGTTGATGATGGTGATATCGTTCGCGTCCGTGTCCGCCAGAATGACGGAGCCGTCTTCCGCAAAGATGTCGTTAGCTTCTTCCCCGGCCGTGTTGCCGTCAAAGAAGGCTCCGGAGCCAATCAGAAGAATGCGGTTCTCCATCAGGTGGATGGCGCCTCCCAGCCCGGAGGCGGCATTATCCGTGAAGGTGACGTCCCTGCCGAGCCAGATATTGGCCCCTTCATTTTCAAAGAGGTCCTCCACATTGTCGCCATCCTGCTGCGCGAGGTTGCTCGTCAGTTCGGAAGCGATGGCCCCGCCATTGGCTCCAGCCGTGTTGCCGGAGAAGACAGTTCCGTTTCCTACCGTGATATCCAGCACTTCCGTGGTCAGTTTGGAGGTGCGTTCCCCGTCCGTATAGGTTATGGATTCGGCAATATTGTTCTGGGCGAAGACGGCTCCGCCGGATCCCGCTGCCGTATTGCTGATGAAGCTGTTGTTTTCTCCAATAACGATGTCTCCATGTGCATAGAGGGCGCCTCCCCTGGAGATATCCATGGCAGCGGACCTGCCCGGGGCCTTGCTGTTCATGAATGTATTGCCGCGGCCCGTGGTGATTTTGTTTTCGCGTTCCGTGACGGTAACTGTTCCGTTGAGAATATTCCCGTTTTCATCCGTATCAATGATGCTGGCGCGGATAAGGCTGTTGTCCGCATCGCTGAAGGCGCTCATGTGGTAAACGGGAGCATCTTCCGTTCCCTGATAAGTTACATTGTCCCCCAGCGTGATGGTATTTTCCGCAGCTACGGTGGTCATGGTCAGCGTAACATTGTCTCCAATGACTACGTTCCCGCCATAAGTCCCTTCCGCATATTCTCCGGAGGCCAGCACATAGTCTCCTTCCGCGTTTTGCTTGATCGTCCCTTCAAAGGAGACGGTTCCACGGGTGGAAGCGCCGTCGTCTCCAATGGAGCCAACTGTGTCCCCTGCCCAGATATCGGCCATCTGGCTGCCGGAAAGATCGTTGTCGCCTGTAATTTCAGTATTGCTTCCGATATAGATATTCCCTCCTTCCGCGTAAATATCAACATCGTCCAGCGTAGAGTTTGCTCCAATGGAGACGGTGGCCTGGTCTCCCGCTCCGGTGGTCATGCGCACGGTGCGGATTCCGTCTTCTCCTTCGGTTATGGACAGGGAATCCAGTTCCACGGATACGGCATCCAGTGTGACGGATGTCAGTTTTGCCCCTTCGCCGATGAAGATGGAACCTTGCGCATCCATGTCATAGTTTTCAATGGAACTGCCGTTGCCGACGGTGATGTCTCCGAACAGCCCCATGGTTTCCTCCATGCTGGTTCCGGGAAGGTAGGTTCCGTCTTCATCTTGTCTGGCAATGCCCTGGGAAAGGACAAGGGCTTCTGTCGTGATTTCCGCCCTCTCCTTGGCTGTCAGCGTACTGTTATCTCCCAGCAGTATTTCACCCCCAGTGGATTGGCTGTCGCCGCCCACGGTGCTCAGGTTCGTATCCTGCATCGTCACGGCTCCCGCGCTGAAGTCGATCCCTCCGTGAGCGCCGACGGTTTCCGACTGACCGATCAGGACGCCGGAATCTTCATTTTCATAAACGGATGTCGTATTGACGGCGCCTGTAGAGATGAGCGTGGAATCAGATAAGGAAATATCTCCATGGGAGACAATTTGGCCGCGGACTCCATCATTCATGGATAAATCCATTTCATGGATACGGACGTTTTTTCCCAGATCCATGGCAATTTCTCCCGGTGTAGAGGTGACTACCGTGGAGATGAAGGCTCCTGTTTCGGGATCAATTCTGGTTTCTATGGAGGCGGAATGCCCGGTAGTGACCTCATTCCGGCTGAGAACGGCTCCGTCTCCGGCCACCAGCTTGTTGTTTTCCAGCACAAGCCAGGTTCCTTCCAGCGTGGAAGCGTTTTCTATGGAAAGGGTGTTTCCTTCTTCGTCCCATCCGCTGAGCATGCCTTCCGTCATGTTGCCCACGTGAACGGTTCCACGGCCGCTCACGTTAAGATGCTGCATGTTCACGGCAGACATGTCCTTGTAGTTGAAGTTGGAGATGCTTCCTTTCCCGTCTGATTTGAGGACAATGGAGGCGTCTGCGGGCAGGGAGCCCAATTCTACTCCTTCAAAGTCGATGGAGCCGGTAATGGTCAACGTGTCTCCATCAGCCATCTGGTTCCAGGCTGTTTGAAATTCTTCCAGGGTGGAAGCTGTATATTCGGCGGCGAAGGTTTGGCTTCCAAGGACGCACATGGCTGCCAGAAGGGCCCGGCGCAACGGGAGGGGTAAACGAAGGTTCATGGTTTGTTATATTCAGATTAATTCAGGGAAAAGTGGAGATGAATGACTTTTCCCTGCTGTTTATGTACAGGATTGTTAATCCTGTGTTTCTGAATATATCCCATTCGTTTTTTCCGCTTTGGGCACATAAATGCTCATGGTGCCTCGGAAGATTGAATCAACGGTTTATCTAACAAATAGAATTGTGGTTGTACATAAAGAATTGTCCGTAAAAAGAGATTAATGGATAAAAATATTGTAATTTTTTCTTGATAACAGGATTAACAATCCTGTGATGTATCAGGTATTAATATAAAAAACATGATATTCGGAATGGCGAGACATGGAAAAAACCAGAAGGAATATCTGGCTGCGGAAATGTTATTGAAAGGTAGCGGATTGAATATGCTGGATGCTGCCAGCCTCGCAGTAGAGCTGCTGAGCCTGTGCGGAGGCAGCCGCAGCATGCGCCGGGCCAGAAAGGCAATTTTTCTGGGTGCTGAGGAATTGAGGAAAGGGGAAAGGACGGTTTCCTTTTCCGCCGCCGTGGAAGAAATGCTGAAGGCGAAGCGTAATCTTCGCCCTACGACGTTGCGCGATATCAGGTATTTCACCGGAGCTTTGATGCGGAGGTGTCCGGAATTGAAAGGTTTTCCGGTCCGGAAGCTGACGCCGGAGCATTGCGCCCATTTTCTGGAGGCTGCTTTTACATCCCACAGGCAGCGTTACAAGGGCCGGGCGGTGATGAGCGGCGTTTTGTCCTTTTCCCTGCGGCGCGGATGGTGCGGGGAAAATCCTGTCGCCCGTGTGGACTCTCCTTCGTTTCGTGAACGGACGATTGCCATTTTGGCTCCGGAAGAGATAGGAAGCCTTCGGACGGTGGTGGAAGCTCCGGAATTTCGTGACTGCGCTCCGGCTGTTTGGGTAATGTTGTACGCCGGAATCAGGCCGGGGGAGGTGGTGCGCCTCCATTGGCGTGATGTGGATTTGGAGGAGAGGGTCATTTCCGTAAGGTCCCGAACCAGTAAAACGGGGGGAATCAGGCATGTCACCATTCATGCTGTGCTCTGGCGGCTTCTGGCGGGATACGGAGCAGGGGGGCCGGCCGGACTGTTATGTCCTCCCAATTGGCCGGTGCGCTGGAGGCTGCTCCGGAAAAAAGCCGGATGGGGGCTGCACAACCGCTTTGGAGAATGGAGTGCGGACGCGCTGAGGCATACTTATGCTTCCTATCACGCCAAATGGTTCAGGGATTTTTCCCTGCTTCAGCTGGAGATGGGGCATCGTTCCTCCTCCCTGTTGCGGGAGCGGTACCTGAACATGGAAGGGGTGAGCCGCGACAGGGCACGCCTTTTCTGGGAAGCGCCGGAACATGGCTGGAACAACAAAACCGGCATTGCAGGAACGGACTTTCTATGAAGGGACGGCTGTTTGACTGCCGCAGCCGGAAAAGGGCGGCATGAGGGAGTCCCCATGGTTATGCCCTGGGCAGGAAGTAGCCGCGCTGTTTTTCTGAGATGGGCATGTCCAGGCGTTCCATAACGGCCAGCATGTCTTCCCATACCTTGCGTTTTTCCCGCGGGCTGTCCGATCTGAGCAGATAACTGGGATGGTAAGTGACGCGTACGGGAATGCCGTTAAGGTCGTGGAACCTGCCGCGCATGGAACTGACGGATCCCTGTTCCCCCAATAGGCCTACGGCGGCGGTACCGCCCAAGGCTACAATCATTTTCGGCTGGATGACCCGGATTTCATGCATGATGATGGGCAGGCATGCTTCAATTTCTTCCGGCGTGGGTGCACGGTTATTGGTCCGCTGGTTGGGGAGGGCCGGGCGGAATTTGACGATATTGGAAATATAGACCATGTCTCTGGAGAGCCCCATGGCCCTTAATATCTGGTTGAGTTTTTCCCCGGCACGGCCCACAAAGGGCTCCTGCTGCACTTCTTCATAATATCCGGGAGCTTCCCCGATGAGCATGAGTTTCGTATGGGGATTGCCCGTGGCAAAGACCATGGTGTCCCGCAGGGAGTTGAGTTCCCGCGCCGGTTTCCAGTTCTGCGCCAGATTACGGAGGTATTGCAGCTTGTCTTCCATTGTCCCTTCCGGGAGGGTAATGGCAGAGGCCGGTTCCCTGTTTTGCGGAAACAGCTCCGGCGGTTCCGGCTTTCCGGCAGGAGCGGAGGCAGGAGCGGAGGCAGGAGCGGCTGCCTGCAGGGGCGGCGGTTCCGGAGAAGCGGGTGCTGATGCGGCGGGACGGCCTCCCTGCCTGGAAGCCACGTACCATGTTCTGAGAACGTTTCTGGCTTCATCCGTCAGGCTCGTTCGCGTTGTTCCCTGCTGGATCAGGGAATCAAGATAATGGCGGAAAAGGCTGTTCGGTGTAGCGCTCATGGGAGGATAAAGCC encodes the following:
- a CDS encoding tyrosine-type recombinase/integrase; the protein is MARHGKNQKEYLAAEMLLKGSGLNMLDAASLAVELLSLCGGSRSMRRARKAIFLGAEELRKGERTVSFSAAVEEMLKAKRNLRPTTLRDIRYFTGALMRRCPELKGFPVRKLTPEHCAHFLEAAFTSHRQRYKGRAVMSGVLSFSLRRGWCGENPVARVDSPSFRERTIAILAPEEIGSLRTVVEAPEFRDCAPAVWVMLYAGIRPGEVVRLHWRDVDLEERVISVRSRTSKTGGIRHVTIHAVLWRLLAGYGAGGPAGLLCPPNWPVRWRLLRKKAGWGLHNRFGEWSADALRHTYASYHAKWFRDFSLLQLEMGHRSSSLLRERYLNMEGVSRDRARLFWEAPEHGWNNKTGIAGTDFL
- a CDS encoding autotransporter outer membrane beta-barrel domain-containing protein, with protein sequence MNLRLPLPLRRALLAAMCVLGSQTFAAEYTASTLEEFQTAWNQMADGDTLTITGSIDFEGVELGSLPADASIVLKSDGKGSISNFNYKDMSAVNMQHLNVSGRGTVHVGNMTEGMLSGWDEEGNTLSIENASTLEGTWLVLENNKLVAGDGAVLSRNEVTTGHSASIETRIDPETGAFISTVVTSTPGEIAMDLGKNVRIHEMDLSMNDGVRGQIVSHGDISLSDSTLISTGAVNTTSVYENEDSGVLIGQSETVGAHGGIDFSAGAVTMQDTNLSTVGGDSQSTGGEILLGDNSTLTAKERAEITTEALVLSQGIARQDEDGTYLPGTSMEETMGLFGDITVGNGSSIENYDMDAQGSIFIGEGAKLTSVTLDAVSVELDSLSITEGEDGIRTVRMTTGAGDQATVSIGANSTLDDVDIYAEGGNIYIGSNTEITGDNDLSGSQMADIWAGDTVGSIGDDGASTRGTVSFEGTIKQNAEGDYVLASGEYAEGTYGGNVVIGDNVTLTMTTVAAENTITLGDNVTYQGTEDAPVYHMSAFSDADNSLIRASIIDTDENGNILNGTVTVTERENKITTGRGNTFMNSKAPGRSAAMDISRGGALYAHGDIVIGENNSFISNTAAGSGGAVFAQNNIAESITYTDGERTSKLTTEVLDITVGNGTVFSGNTAGANGGAIASELTSNLAQQDGDNVEDLFENEGANIWLGRDVTFTDNAASGLGGAIHLMENRILLIGSGAFFDGNTAGEEANDIFAEDGSVILADTDANDITIINSGISDADYYSLDDGPWTRGAATLIQAGGGDLLYGGSDTEDNGFGGTLIQQSGAGSLIVGHLAEVDDIMVMEGAQLGVEDLTDYEMNGAGVILTEDSVLAGDTLEINGNAVIEMGEGSSLLLNDIAFNGHSSIKLWNIDEAGNGRDLTHTAAGTSSVDNVTITGAEVSELPLFNTAFVSTSATPHENGTIRLTQNMHGVAAPMQGYSGNISGAAAGMEQVRTGVRDGSAAHRFFETLLGTSSADAAAAMIQSVSGETVINAAWASNDALKGFAALGRTQGGISAAQGLNITAAKPVQSADAKGSPIAMAPVASGRGSVWVGGLGSWTDQHSRSGIDGYKYDAGGYAVGADCKLSSSVLAGVAIGQSYGTFQDKGGLSSYDADSFMAMLYGRYTPAGTSKLSLDGYAAFGTTSFDGKARLADTSAAGKFDSDSFGAAIYATWTEQFRNKLVIAPFAGLEFMTGKTDSFSEHGDLARTFSGARAQNWTLPVGITLSRTYAAGTNATLTPSVTVAVTQDLSRLNPKGTVSSDLGAWTARGVNVGRTALRVNAGISAAFGNRWGARIGYSLESRAGLTAQGINGSVSYSF
- a CDS encoding uracil-DNA glycosylase, with protein sequence MSATPNSLFRHYLDSLIQQGTTRTSLTDEARNVLRTWYVASRQGGRPAASAPASPEPPPLQAAAPASAPASAPAGKPEPPELFPQNREPASAITLPEGTMEDKLQYLRNLAQNWKPARELNSLRDTMVFATGNPHTKLMLIGEAPGYYEEVQQEPFVGRAGEKLNQILRAMGLSRDMVYISNIVKFRPALPNQRTNNRAPTPEEIEACLPIIMHEIRVIQPKMIVALGGTAAVGLLGEQGSVSSMRGRFHDLNGIPVRVTYHPSYLLRSDSPREKRKVWEDMLAVMERLDMPISEKQRGYFLPRA
- the ilvD gene encoding dihydroxy-acid dehydratase, giving the protein MRSDRVKAGFERAPHRSLMRATGMTDEDLSRPFIAICNSFNEVIPGHVHLNRVAALIKEEVRKAGGTPVEFNLPGVCDGIAMGHGGMKFSLASRELIADSVETMLSAHAFDAMICIPNCDKIVPGMIMGALRCNIPTIFCSGGPMAAGMAEDGTVLDLNSVFEAVARFKAGKINEEELHSLECRACPGAGSCSGMFTANSMNCLSEVIGLALPGNGSLLATSEERKEFWKQTARRAVEMAKADGPLPRDIVTRDAIDNAFTIDMAMGGSSNTVLHTLAIAREAGVEYDLQRINDISRRTPNICKVAPSSRFHMQDVLRAGGVSAIIHEIARIPGALHLDAMTVSGKTLGETVEGCGIADETVIHPLENAYSRDGGLAILFGNLAEEGAVVKKAGVHPNMMSFRGPAVIFESQEEACEGILAGKVKSGDVVVIRNEGPKGGPGMQEMLAPTSYIMGQGLGAEVALITDGRFSGATHGACIGHISPEAAEGGLIGLLRNGDIIEYSIPDRTLNVCLSEEEIARRRADWKPTYNRVSSSWLSRYRQLATNASKGAVLRRGE
- a CDS encoding response regulator transcription factor, which gives rise to MATILIAEDDHAISDLVAYNLERAGHTPLAAYDGLTALEVARRDKPELILLDQMMPGMDGHGVLRELRRDSRTQNIPVIFLTAKAQAEDRIQGLELGADDYVTKPFSPKELVLRVASVLKRCEHTPGSVIAEYGPFTFDKNALKFYIDKEEVDLTATEFKLMIHMVEREGQTLNRNDLLSCVWGYSHQAQSRTLDTHMKRLRQKLAPYADCIETVRSIGYRFTLPGRRIPEEKA